CCATCGTGCTGCTGCCCGGAGCCACTCCGGCCGGGCGGGACGACCCTCGCGCGGTGGCCGTCGCCCGCGCCGTCGCCAGGGCCGGACGGACGGTCTTCGTCCCCGAGCTCACCCTCTACGCGCGCAGCATCGACGTGGAGGACGTCGACCGCATCGCCACGGCGGCGACCGCACTCGCCGGCCATCCCCTCGGGCTGGGACCCGTCGTGATCGTCGGGTTCTCCTACGGCGGCGCCTACGGCCTCGTCGCCGCGGCCGACCCCCGCCTGTCGGGGCGCCTCGCCCTCGTCGCGACGTTCGGCGCCTACTGGGACCTCCTCGGTGTCGTCCAGGCGGCCACGACGGGCACGTCGATCGTCCAAGAGACGCGCATCGGGTGGAACGCCGACCCCCAGGCCGGCGAGCTGCTCACCGAGCACGCCGTCCAGCTGGCCCCCGCGGGCCACCGCGACCAGCTCGCGGCGGCGCTGGCGGGCCAGGCCGAACCCGCCGAGCTCGACAGGGACGCCCGGGCGCTCTACGACCTGCTCACCAACGACGACCCCGAGCGCACGCCCGCGCTCGCCGCACGGCTCGCGCCCGACGCGCGCCGCACCCTTCGGCAGCTCTCACCCGCCCGCACCGCTCACCGGGTCGACGCGCCGCTCGTCGCGATGCACGCGGTCGACGACCCGGCGGTGCCCTACGCCGAGGCGCTGCGGCTCGTGCGCGACCGCCCCGACGCCCGCCTGCTCACCGTCGAGCTGTTCACCCACGTCGACTTCGCCCCGGCGAGCCTGCTCGCGGGCGCCCCGGACCTCTGGCGCACCTGGCGCTTCGCCGGCTGGGTGCTCGCCGCACAGGAGCGCCCCGTCCTCGCAGGTCGGGCTAGTAGGTGGGGATGGAGCGGTCCACCTGGCGCGCGTAGGCGTTGATGCCCCCGTGGAGGTTGCGCACCTTGCGGAAGCCCGCCTCGCTGAGCAGCCGGCACGCCTGCGCCGAGCGGACGCCGCTCTTGCAGTGGACGACGATGTCCTCGGCCGAGTCGAGCTCGTGGAGGCGCTGGGGCAGGGTGCCGAGGGGGATGAGGTCGGCGCCGGGGATGCGGGAGATGTCGTACTCGTGCGGCTCGCGGACGTCGATGACGCGGACGTTCTCGCGCACGCGCGCGAACTCCTCGGGGGTGATCTCCACCAACCCGCCGTCGCTCACCTGCTGCTCCCCCTCGACGGCGGGCACGCCGCAGAACTGCTCATAGTCGATGAGCTCCGTGACCGTCGGGTTCTTGCCGCAGATGGGGCACTCCGGGTCCTTGTTCACCTTGATGGTCTGCCAGCGTGACTCGAGGGCGTCGTAGATCTGCATCCGACCGACGAGCGGCTCGCCGATGCCGGTGAGCAGCTTGATGCCCTCCGTGGCCTGGCCGGCGCCGATCGTGGCGCAGATGACGCCGAACACGCCGCCCTCCGCGCACGACGGCACCATACCGGGCGGCGGCGGCTCGGGGAACATGCACCGGTAGCAGGGGCCCTCCTTGGCGTAGAAGACCGCCAGCTGGCCGTCGAAGCGGAAGATCGAGCCGTACACGTTCGGCTTGCCGAGCAGCACGCACGCGTCGTTCACGAGGTAGCGCGTGGGGAAGTTGTCCGTCCCGTCGATCACGACGTCGTAGCCGGCCACGATGTCGAGGGCGTTGTCGCTCGTCAGCGCGGTCTCGTGGAGGCGGACCTCGACGTGGGGGTTGATGTCGTTGATCGTGTCCCGCGCGCTCTCGACCTTGCGCTTGCCGATGTCCGAGGTCCCATGGATGACCTGGCGCTGGAGGTTGGATTCGTCGACGACGTCGAAGTCGACGAGGCCGAGCGTGCCGACCCCCGCGGCCGCGAGGTACATGGCGAGCGGCGAGCCGAGCCCACCGGTGCCCACGAGCAGGACCTTCGCCGCCTTCAGGCGGCCCTGCCCCTCCACGCCCACGTTCGGCATGATGAGGTGGCGCGCGTAGCGGCGGATCTCGTCGTTGGTCAGGGGGGCCGGCTCTTTGATGAGGGGTTCCATGCGGCAGTCAACCATTCGTGCAGGCGGAAATTCCCTCT
This is a stretch of genomic DNA from Egibacteraceae bacterium. It encodes these proteins:
- a CDS encoding alpha/beta hydrolase; the encoded protein is MSGAAGTTAGRERRPRRVVAVVAAAGVVAAVLSPPVSARLKAVAVGAEAIGYALPRPFAADVSRVETRLGGVTGDLYASSRPAPAIVLLPGATPAGRDDPRAVAVARAVARAGRTVFVPELTLYARSIDVEDVDRIATAATALAGHPLGLGPVVIVGFSYGGAYGLVAAADPRLSGRLALVATFGAYWDLLGVVQAATTGTSIVQETRIGWNADPQAGELLTEHAVQLAPAGHRDQLAAALAGQAEPAELDRDARALYDLLTNDDPERTPALAARLAPDARRTLRQLSPARTAHRVDAPLVAMHAVDDPAVPYAEALRLVRDRPDARLLTVELFTHVDFAPASLLAGAPDLWRTWRFAGWVLAAQERPVLAGRASRWGWSGPPGARRR
- the moeB gene encoding molybdopterin-synthase adenylyltransferase MoeB — protein: MEPLIKEPAPLTNDEIRRYARHLIMPNVGVEGQGRLKAAKVLLVGTGGLGSPLAMYLAAAGVGTLGLVDFDVVDESNLQRQVIHGTSDIGKRKVESARDTINDINPHVEVRLHETALTSDNALDIVAGYDVVIDGTDNFPTRYLVNDACVLLGKPNVYGSIFRFDGQLAVFYAKEGPCYRCMFPEPPPPGMVPSCAEGGVFGVICATIGAGQATEGIKLLTGIGEPLVGRMQIYDALESRWQTIKVNKDPECPICGKNPTVTELIDYEQFCGVPAVEGEQQVSDGGLVEITPEEFARVRENVRVIDVREPHEYDISRIPGADLIPLGTLPQRLHELDSAEDIVVHCKSGVRSAQACRLLSEAGFRKVRNLHGGINAYARQVDRSIPTY